A single window of Ananas comosus cultivar F153 linkage group 24, ASM154086v1, whole genome shotgun sequence DNA harbors:
- the LOC109728718 gene encoding uncharacterized protein LOC109728718 isoform X1, protein MEDEATTHRDSRKERVVRLFGVSIVDGGRRDAAAAEEAEEEEDEEEEEVMRKIKSMGNLVAADAGGGGGSGAAAAGAAEEDGYLSDGGLVRSAKRRRAQGRKRAVPWTEEEHRTFLAGLEKLGKGDWRGISKNFVRTRTPTQVASHAQKYFLRQSNPNKKKRRSSLFDVGINDQTPTSGNSVSPLSMVKAQEVAEKNNQPVHSAAASSCNTMQFAPQVPESFPAFPLIGGLTRAQYMDGNNYMQVSIFRTSLDQAILQSSFMSKLKIPHESPPIFQANSTAFTPDFPKLRYTSSPELHQPRPALPTASPSLVESGELELTIAPPQPRSLSKVPSRSSSGAIRVI, encoded by the exons ATGGAGGATGAGGCGACGACGCATCGGGATTCGCGCAAGGAGAGGGTGGTGAGGCTCTTCGGGGTGAGCATCGTCGATGGGGGGAGGCgcgatgcggcggcggcggaggaggcggaggaggaggaggacgaggaggaggaggaggtgatgAGGAAGATCAAGAGCATGGGCAACCTCGTCGCCGCCGAcgccggaggcggcggaggaagcgGCGCGGCCGCCGctggggcggcggaggaggacgggTACCTCTCCGACGGAGGGCTAGTGAGGTCCGCGAAGAGGAGGAGGGCGCAGGGGAGGAAGAGAG CGGTTCCTTGGACCGAAGAAGAGCATAGGACATTTCTTGCGGGACTGGAAAAGCTCGGGAAGGGAGACTGGAGAGGAATCTCGAAGAATTTCGTGCGTACTAGGACTCCAACTCAAGTGGCCAGCCACGCGCAGAAGTACTTTCTCAGGCAGAGTAACCCCAACAAAAAGAAGCGCCGATCCAGCCTCTTTGATGTGGGGATCAATGATCAA ACTCCGACATCTGGAAATTCGGTCTCGCCATTATCAATGGTGAAAGCCCAGGAAGTTGCGGAGAAGAATAATCAACCCGTCCATTCG GCGGCAGCTTCATCTTGTAACACGATGCAATTCGCACCTCAAGTCCCAGAATCTTTCCCGGCCTTTCCGTTAATCGGAGGGCTCACAAGAGCACAATACATGGACGGTAACAATTACATG CAGGTGAGCATCTTCAGAACATCCTTGGACCAGGCCATCTTGCAGTCATCCTTCATGTCAAAACTAAAGATCCCTCATGAGTCCCCTCCGATTTTCCAAGCCAATTCAACTGCATTCACCCCCGATTTTCCGAAACTGCGCTACACTTCATCACCGGAACTCCATCAGCCGCGCCCGGCTCTTCCTACCGCATCGCCTTCTTTGGTAGAGAGCGGTGAGTTGGAGCTGACGATCGCGCCGCCTCAGCCCCGTAGCCTGAGCAAGGTTCCCTCTCGCAGTTCGTCGGGAGCAATCAGAGTCATTTAA
- the LOC109728718 gene encoding uncharacterized protein LOC109728718 isoform X2, translated as MEDEATTHRDSRKERVVRLFGVSIVDGGRRDAAAAEEAEEEEDEEEEEVMRKIKSMGNLVAADAGGGGGSGAAAAGAAEEDGYLSDGGLVRSAKRRRAQGRKRAVPWTEEEHRTFLAGLEKLGKGDWRGISKNFVRTRTPTQVASHAQKYFLRQSNPNKKKRRSSLFDVGINDQTPTSGNSVSPLSMVKAQEVAEKNNQPVHSAAASSCNTMQFAPQVPESFPAFPLIGGLTRAQYMDGNNYMVSIFRTSLDQAILQSSFMSKLKIPHESPPIFQANSTAFTPDFPKLRYTSSPELHQPRPALPTASPSLVESGELELTIAPPQPRSLSKVPSRSSSGAIRVI; from the exons ATGGAGGATGAGGCGACGACGCATCGGGATTCGCGCAAGGAGAGGGTGGTGAGGCTCTTCGGGGTGAGCATCGTCGATGGGGGGAGGCgcgatgcggcggcggcggaggaggcggaggaggaggaggacgaggaggaggaggaggtgatgAGGAAGATCAAGAGCATGGGCAACCTCGTCGCCGCCGAcgccggaggcggcggaggaagcgGCGCGGCCGCCGctggggcggcggaggaggacgggTACCTCTCCGACGGAGGGCTAGTGAGGTCCGCGAAGAGGAGGAGGGCGCAGGGGAGGAAGAGAG CGGTTCCTTGGACCGAAGAAGAGCATAGGACATTTCTTGCGGGACTGGAAAAGCTCGGGAAGGGAGACTGGAGAGGAATCTCGAAGAATTTCGTGCGTACTAGGACTCCAACTCAAGTGGCCAGCCACGCGCAGAAGTACTTTCTCAGGCAGAGTAACCCCAACAAAAAGAAGCGCCGATCCAGCCTCTTTGATGTGGGGATCAATGATCAA ACTCCGACATCTGGAAATTCGGTCTCGCCATTATCAATGGTGAAAGCCCAGGAAGTTGCGGAGAAGAATAATCAACCCGTCCATTCG GCGGCAGCTTCATCTTGTAACACGATGCAATTCGCACCTCAAGTCCCAGAATCTTTCCCGGCCTTTCCGTTAATCGGAGGGCTCACAAGAGCACAATACATGGACGGTAACAATTACATG GTGAGCATCTTCAGAACATCCTTGGACCAGGCCATCTTGCAGTCATCCTTCATGTCAAAACTAAAGATCCCTCATGAGTCCCCTCCGATTTTCCAAGCCAATTCAACTGCATTCACCCCCGATTTTCCGAAACTGCGCTACACTTCATCACCGGAACTCCATCAGCCGCGCCCGGCTCTTCCTACCGCATCGCCTTCTTTGGTAGAGAGCGGTGAGTTGGAGCTGACGATCGCGCCGCCTCAGCCCCGTAGCCTGAGCAAGGTTCCCTCTCGCAGTTCGTCGGGAGCAATCAGAGTCATTTAA
- the LOC109728509 gene encoding uncharacterized protein LOC109728509: MVQRRASDLHGGLGVGVGVSGGRCIGSRRPDREGDGEERLRRAGKRREAPSSETVGERRREGEEDAVGVGVIRYGIVGVGMMGREHVLNLHHLREEGALVTCVADPHPDSLALALQLHRSLLHHNNNSSPPPQAFSGHRELLDSGLCDVVVISSPNMTHFEILMDVIHHPRPHHILVEKPLCTTIEDCRKVIEAAKKRPEILVQVGLEYRYMPPVAKLIEVVQSGTLGQVKMVAIREHRFPFLVKVNNWNRFNVNSGGTLVEKCCHFFDLMRLFAAANPVRVMASGAIDVNHKDEVYDGKVPDIIDNAFVIVEFDNGSRGMLDLCMFAEGSKNEQEISVVGDIGKGEAFVPESIVRVGSRKEGRAGVVTIKAEDKRIKYDGLHHGSSYLEHLNFLSAIKARGSGAPSVSLIDGLYSVAMGVAGQLSIEKGRFVTIEEVLTG, translated from the exons ATGGTGCAGCGGCGCGCCAGTGATCTCCACGGAGGGTTGGGTGTCGGCGTCGGGGTGTCGGGGGGAAGATGCATCGGTAGTCGGAGGCCAGACAGAGAAGGAGATGGAGAGGAGAGACTGAGGAGGGCAGGGAAGAGGAGAGAGGCGCCGTCGTCTGAAACTGTGGGGGA aagaagaagagaaggagaggaggatgCGGTTGGGGTTGGGGTGATCCGGTACGGAATCGTGGGGGTGGGGATGATGGGGCGGGAGCACGTGCTGAACCTGCACCACCTCCGCGAGGAGGGCGCCCTCGTCACGTGCGTCGCCGACCCCCACCCCGACTCCCTCGCTCTCGCCCTCCAACTCCACCGATCCCTCCTCCACCACAACAACaactcctcccctcctccccaA GCATTCTCGGGACACCGCGAGTTATTAGACAGTGGGCTCTGCGACGTGGTTGTTATATCGTCTCCGAACATGACTCACTTTGAAATCCTTATGGACGTCATCCACCATCCGAGGCCTCACCACATTCTTGTCGAGAAGCCGTTGTGCACCACCATTGAAGATTGCAGAAAG GTCATAGAGGCTGCTAAAAAGAGACCCGAGATTCTTGTGCAAGTTGGACTAGAGTATCGGTACATGCCTCCGGTGGCTAAACTAATCGAAGTTGTTCAAAGCGGCACGCTGGGGCAAGTAAAAATGGTGGCGATTCGCGAACATCGGTTTCCTTTTCTCGTTAAG GTCAACAACTGGAATAGATTCAATGTTAATAGTGGCGGAACGTTGGTCGAGAAGTGTTGCCACTTCTTCGACTTAATGCGGCTGTTTGCAGCTGCAAATCCAGTTCGCGTGATGGCTTCTGGAGCTATTGATGTTAACCATAAGGATGAAGTTTACGATGGAAAG GTACCTGATATTATTGATAATGCGTTCGTCATCGTGGAGTTCGACAATGGTTCTCGTGGAATGCTTGACCTTTGCATGTTCGCTGAGGGCAGTAAGAATGAGCAGGAGATTTCCGTCGTCGGAGACATCGGAAAG GGCGAGGCTTTTGTTCCGGAGAGTATAGTGAGGGTCGGAAGCAGAAAAGAAGGTCGGGCTGGAGTTGTAACAATAAAGGCCGAGGATAAGCGAATCAA GTATGATGGGCTGCATCATGGATCGAGCTACTTGGAACACCTAAACTTCTTGTCTGCAATCAAAGCTCGTGGCAGCGGCGCCCCGTCCGTCAGCTTAATCGACGGACTGTACTCCGTTGCTATGGGCGTCGCTGGCCAGCTTTCGATCGAGAAAGGCCGATTCGTCACCATCGAAGAAGTCTTAACTGGCTAA
- the LOC109728503 gene encoding cell number regulator 6, producing MAEGAATSYVKLTKDQDAPMEEIRPGELNQPVRVPELEVRRCHECGQPLPESYEPPADEPWTTGICGCAEDTESCWTGLFCPCVLFGRNVESLREDIPWTQPCICHAIFVEGGMALAAATAIFHGIDPRTSFLIGEGLLFAWWMCGIYTGLFRQSLQTKYHLKNSPCDPCAVHCCMHWCAICQEHREMKGHLSDNVVMPMTIINPPAVQEMNVNENRESAGSENGVHNQHTEVEIQPL from the exons ATGGCGGAGGGGGCGGCGACGTCGTACGTGAAGCTCACCAAGGATCAGGATGCGCCCATGGAGGAGATCCGCCCCGGCGAGCTCAACCAACCCGTCCGCGTTCCCGAG TTGGAGGTCCGGAGGTGCCATGAGTGCGGGCAGCCACTTCCGGAGAGCTATGAGCCACCAGCGGATGAGCCCTGGACGACAGGGATTTGTGGGTGCGCGGAGGATACTGAGAGCT GCTGGACTGGATTGTTCTGTCCTTGTGTTTTGTTCGGGCGCAATGTTGAGAGCCTCAGAGAGGATATCCCTTGGACACAGCCATGCATTTGCCACGCAATATTTGTTGAAGGAGGCATGGCGCTTGCAGCTGCCACAGCAATCTTTCATGGCATCGATCCAAGGACCTCTTTTCTGATTGGAGAAGGATTATTGTTCGCGTGGTGGATGTGCGGCATATACACTGGTCTCTTCAGACAGTCTTTGCAGACGAAATATCATCTCAAG AACTCTCCATGCGATCCTTGCGCGGTCCACTGCTGCATGCATTGGTGTGCAATCTGCCAGGAGCACCGGGAAATGAAGGGACACCTCTCCGATAATGTCGTCATGCCGATGACCATCATCAACCCACCTGCGGTGCAAGAAATGAACGTGAACGAGAATCGCGAGTCAGCGGGATCTGAGAACGGCGTCCACAACCAGCACACTGAAGTCGAGATTCAGCCTTTGTAG